A section of the Marmota flaviventris isolate mMarFla1 chromosome 19, mMarFla1.hap1, whole genome shotgun sequence genome encodes:
- the LOC114106131 gene encoding uroplakin-3b-like protein 1 has product MLGLAVRLRGVQSWWLVLLLLQLIGVPPGTGLEHISYVPRLSSVTLAGKLTQSTFTLEQPLGLFDDLNISNSDPIWLVVAHSNAIQNFTVPQKTKDIPAPANFSQKGYYLTLRANQKLYRRGGQASKQLPVLRVGNDTHCSWTKVGCNHPLQGSGPYRVKFLVMSKEGPVAETEWSKETRLQQAQVLQALTGPQSAGTVVIIAILSVLLAILLAAVLIMLTQAYCESCRNVPVSIPEEPLSMGRYSTHHMGDPSAVGGS; this is encoded by the exons ATGCTGGGCCTGGCCGTGAGGCTCAGAGGGGTACAGTCCTGGTGGCTGGTCCTACTGTTACTGCAGCTTATTGGTGTCCCACCGGGGACAGGCCTGG AGCACATCAGCTACGTGCCCCGGCTCTCCAGTGTCACCCTGGCCGGGAAGCTCACACAGTCCACCTTCACGCTTGAGCAACCACTGGGCCTGTTCGATGACCTCAATATCTCTAACTCGGACCCCATCTGGCTGGTGGTGGCCCACAGCAACG CCATCCAGAACTTCACTGTCCCACAGAAGACAAAGGACATTCCTGCCCCCGCTAACTTCTCCCAGAAGGGCTACTACCTCACACTGAGGGCCAACCAGAAGCTCTACCGGCGTGGTGGCCAGGCCAGCAAGCAGCTCCCTGTCCTCCGTGTGGGCAATGATACACACTGCTCCTGGACAAAAGTGGGCTGCAATCACCCACTGCAGGGCTCGGGACCCTACAG GGTGAAGTTCCTGGTAATGAGCAAGGAGGGACCTGTGGCTGAGACAGAATGGTCCAAGGAGACCCGCCTGCAGCAAG CCCAGGTATTGCAAGCTCTTACGGGGCCCCAGAGTGCAGGCACAGTGGTCATCATTGCCATCCTGTCGGTCCTGCTGGCCATCCTCCTGGCTGCTGTCCTCATCATGCTCACACAAGCCTA CTGCGAAAGCTGCAGGAACGTTCCCGTTTCGATCCCAGAGGAGCCACTGAGCATGGGAAGATACAGCACCCACCACATGGGCGACCCTTCAGCTGTGGGGGGCTCATGA